GGCTATATCTGGTGTTTCATCCAATATGcataaaaaagaaaatcatatacataataataaacaaaataaccattttaataatataaagaatatggataaattaaataatactTCTAATTTATTACATACAAATCAAAATACAAATGTATATCTTCCAAgtaatattgaaaaaaaaaacaatcatgtcatattacaaaataaacaaaacaaTATACAAGGTTGTATTCAGGTTGTTgattatgattatattgAAGAATCGAACTTGTCTAGacaatttttatttagAACAAAAGacattaataaattaaaatgtCAAATTGCTTgtgaaaatattaaaatgataaatgaagatataaattgtgattttttaaaaatgaaagtTGATGATAATACTATCTTTGATAATAAAGATGtgttattaaaaagatactctctttttacaaataaaaagaatgagattgttgaaaaagaaaaaacaaaaaatatacctGAGAATCCTCTTATATGTATCTTATGTCTAGACAATTTAAAAAGTCGTATATTAATGGAtaaattttgtttattaaaTTCAATACCTCTAATTGAATCTGGAATCGAAGGTTTAAAAGCAAGTAGTCAAGTGGTGTATCCATTTTGTAGCGAAACCTATTCTAGtgatagtaataataatacatcatcaagtaatttatatgatgaagaaaaaagtAATTCTTGTACAATAACATCCTTTCCAAGAAAtcataaacatataattgAATTTGCTAAGagtgtatataataatatattttatgagAATGTtgtaaaaatgaataaatttataaatgatcctttatattttctaggagagttatgtaaatatgaaaacattttagatgttaataatatattacatttcTTTAAACTAACTAAATtgttttttcattttaatttacataataatatacaaacaTTATGGAATAGTATTTttgttcataatattttaaatttagTCAAAAATAGTAAGCAAGAGGAAATagtaaaatattttgatagtttaaataaattaccTCAAccaatatattttaataaagataataaatatcatattcatttttttaaatatgcaatgaataattataaaaaggtttttaaaaaatttatgaaAATTAAAGAGCAGATGAGtgaagatatattttattataaaaaaaaagatttGCTTTTTACTAATCAACAAGCTGATTCATCATCTTTGTCATTTGAAAAGGTTATAACAAACTTGATtgagaaaaataatatacatatggatgtaagaaaaattttttattttctggatgtaataaaaaaaaatgcaACTATAAAATTGTATGAATTATTGAAAAAGGAGTTACTTGAATTATTTAACAACCctctttttttgttatcGTTAAAGTAtgtacaaaataaaaagttgGCTGTAAATATAATGCGTGACAAAACAAAGTTACGTTCTACGTTGAACTCAAACGATAAGTTGGATCACCATAATATTGTAGGAATGGTGGAAGAAAATACGATTAAAAGGAATATCCCTGACAATATAtctaataaaaaaaaaaataataaaaaaaaaaataataaaaaaaaaaataataacaaaaataataatagcaacaataattacaataattacaataattacaacaattacaataattacaataattacaataattacaataataataatgtcGATGTTGATCTGTTTTGCCCTCTTATATACAATCTAGAAAGTAATAAGGATGacattaattttatttatagtGTAACCAACATAAGATGcgaaaattataatttcaaaaaattaaatatgtttGACTTTTTGAAAATAAGCAACAATATCATTCCATCTATTGTTACTATAGTGTCTATGATATCAGCTTTGGCTTTCTTAGAAATGTACAAAATTGTGTTTTTcttacataataaaaataaaaaatggaaaaatatCTCTACTTCATATGAACACAAATATAATGTTCATGAGCAAGGGTTATCAACAGATTTGAACACAAAAAAATCGGACCATAAAAGTGAATTGAAAAACGTATTACCACATGATAAATCAAAtcttaatattaataataattctacTGAGAGTAACAGAAGTTGTAGTAATAGGAACACCATAGAAATGTTaccatataaaaaattaaatatttatatatataacaacCAAATAATTGTAAgaaataatgataataaaaatttattttatttttttaaggctcattatgaaaaattaaaagaaaaatcaaaagtaatatataatcaatATGTAAATTTAGAAGATGATTTTATTACCATATCggaattaaaaaatgtagatATATGGACATATGACAATCCTATATTTctaaagaaaaatatttttttttctatctggaattatttatatatagatatattttgtaaaaataaaaatgtggGAAAAGATACTTGTCCTTTAGGATGTTCTGGGATAAGTCCTTCACATCTTctagataataataatgataataataataataataatatatattataatagttttaatattttatctaaagaaaaacaaaacaatttgaagatatatataaataaaataaatgaacatattgaatatatcttgaatttaattaaaaattataaagaaaagaaaaattatgaaaacaataaaatgtataataataaggaaGAATCATATAATGTACTTGTTAGCATGCTAAAGAAGATTTGtgatgaatatattaatgtaatcataaataatattgatatattatcttcttatgtaaataagaaaaagaaaaacattaaagaaaataaaaccACATTTGATGATACGCTTCAATTTGTTTTACATATCAAGAAAACTTTgtgtaatataaaagataaaatagagagtataaacaaaaataacGTAAACccaaatataaatataaaaaataatgatcataataaaaataatagtgataatataacaaaacGTCATAATAAGGATGAAAGAGAACCACGTATTAGTAATATCCTGTTCAtgttaaataatattaaaaaagaaatagaaaatgtaaaagaaaatattcttatatatattgataaaaataatttagatgtgaatacatatacaaataatataacattaaACGAATTAGTAGAATCTATTGAAATTGTTtttaatgtaaatattCAAACAATTTGTGTACAGgacaaaattatttattctaAGTTTAATATCCCTTCATTTAAACTGtataacaataaatatttatatgatattcTTTGTGATCTATTTAAGAAGGATAAAAAGTTTCAAGGACGGGAATTACCAAGAACCTTTATTCTGAGCATATATGCATATGATAAGTTGACGAATAAGGAGGTAGTTCTTCCTGATGTACAGGTTAATGTTCATAATCACGCGGATGGGTGATATATGTGTAAGCAAAAatactttatatattttgtatactttgtatattttgtatattttgtatactttgtatattttgtatattttgtatattttgtatactttgtatattttgtatattttgtatattttgtatactttgtatattttgtatattttgtatattttgtatacTTTGTATACtttgtatattttgtatattttttttttttatacataaattttttttttNNNNNNNNNNNNNNNNNNNNNNNNNNNNNNNNNNNNNNNNNNNNNNNNNNNNNNNNNNNNNNNNNNNNNNNNNNNNNNNNNNNNNNNNNNNNNNNNNNNNNNNNNNNNNNNNNNNNNNNNNNNNNNNNNNNNNNNNNNNNNNNNNNNNNNNNNNNNNNNNNNNNNNNNNNNNNNNNNNNNNNNNNNNNNNNNNNNNNNNNNNNNNNNNNNNNNNNNNNNNNNNNNNNNNNNNNNNNNNNNNNNNNNNNNNNNNNNNNNNNNNNNNNNNNNNNNNNNNNNNNNNNNNNNNNNNNNNNNNNNatatatatatatatatatatatatatatatatatatatatttatttatttatttatttatttttttatttatatgtatatccAATACATTAGGGCTgcatattttatataa
The genomic region above belongs to Plasmodium reichenowi strain SY57 chromosome 13, whole genome shotgun sequence and contains:
- a CDS encoding ubiquitin-activating enzyme, putative, which produces MNILSIHIYSFIACLLLCNINQVFTLNALNYNNANLYKNFSFSIPLYNNLFQEKSTCKKRKQLLHIKSKGSTYNECSMNRDAHFKLNKSNKNVRKRIGNIPNVLIKEEEEKKKGRHVIYNTKESYNENSRNKEEKNIIINENGDNSFYEGDDIEEDLFNSNMNILESEKKYSRQIYTHGYNEEKKIRGSKIIIIGLNGISCEICKNLSLCGVREIGIYDNNLLTYEDIDNLYLCNKKLVNKQIKSISCVDNIQKLNENCKIKAITTNVYDNILNYDIVVTVNQKTDFNIKLNNYCRKNKKKFICVNTCGLFGRVFIDYGDFYYTNNIDTNTTYDNHNNTISDLYKINNLEFLKNNTIVLSYLPFYNMQLNKGDKVKLLLNNNSGKKLQLDNFIIDHICRKNHKIYLSISKNKCNNPISKIFNHIFQPFFTNRFFPYFFNSFLYIYSLNLISYVFKFKKNKFLYNNYSHLYYIKKFVQENKLNYSISLIKSPEQFRLKYISLEEYMKERKKKTKIYNIYNVYNIYNVYNIYNIYIYIYIIKNILKLIKENIGYVLKYIYRKLYGIRKNEYEYKNVDKLNDEEICFMIYDEIMKNKNNKELLDDDIKKFTYLCKKEKKDISNEIINQFCSCAHIELSPFSFFWGALLSQQILKGITHKFKPIHQMFYYDRRDLFPFSNISKMYYGKYMHEKNFFGDEFHKFLKKLNILLIGSGALGCEFLKLLAISGVSSNMHKKENHIHNNKQNNHFNNIKNMDKLNNTSNLLHTNQNTNVYLPSNIEKKNNHVILQNKQNNIQGCIQVVDYDYIEESNLSRQFLFRTKDINKLKCQIACENIKMINEDINCDFLKMKVDDNTIFDNKDVLLKRYSLFTNKKNEIVEKEKTKNIPENPLICILCLDNLKSRILMDKFCLLNSIPLIESGIEGLKASSQVVYPFCSETYSSDSNNNTSSSNLYDEEKSNSCTITSFPRNHKHIIEFAKSVYNNIFYENVVKMNKFINDPLYFLGELCKYENILDVNNILHFFKLTKLFFHFNLHNNIQTLWNSIFVHNILNLVKNSKQEEIVKYFDSLNKLPQPIYFNKDNKYHIHFFKYAMNNYKKVFKKFMKIKEQMSEDIFYYKKKDLLFTNQQADSSSLSFEKVITNLIEKNNIHMDVRKIFYFLDVIKKNATIKLYELLKKELLELFNNPLFLLSLKYVQNKKLAVNIMRDKTKLRSTLNSNDKLDHHNIVGMVEENTIKRNIPDNISNKKKNNKKKNNKKKNNNKNNNSNNNYNNYNNYNNYNNYNNYNNYNNNNVDVDLFCPLIYNLESNKDDINFIYSVTNIRCENYNFKKLNMFDFLKISNNIIPSIVTIVSMISALAFLEMYKIVFFLHNKNKKWKNISTSYEHKYNVHEQGLSTDLNTKKSDHKSELKNVLPHDKSNLNINNNSTESNRSCSNRNTIEMLPYKKLNIYIYNNQIIVRNNDNKNLFYFFKAHYEKLKEKSKVIYNQYVNLEDDFITISELKNVDIWTYDNPIFLKKNIFFSIWNYLYIDIFCKNKNVGKDTCPLGCSGISPSHLLDNNNDNNNNNNIYYNSFNILSKEKQNNLKIYINKINEHIEYILNLIKNYKEKKNYENNKMYNNKEESYNVLVSMLKKICDEYINVIINNIDILSSYVNKKKKNIKENKTTFDDTLQFVLHIKKTLCNIKDKIESINKNNVNPNINIKNNDHNKNNSDNITKRHNKDEREPRISNILFMLNNIKKEIENVKENILIYIDKNNLDVNTYTNNITLNELVESIEIVFNVNIQTICVQDKIIYSKFNIPSFKLYNNKYLYDILCDLFKKDKKFQGRELPRTFILSIYAYDKLTNKEVVLPDVQVNVHNHADG